Proteins found in one Gloeomargarita sp. SKYB120 genomic segment:
- a CDS encoding Uma2 family endonuclease, whose protein sequence is MPYDPERVISYIETREPAAETYAHQYAMFVTWEVLRQYLANQPACVLANRFLYYARGLPRLRVLPDVMVILGVTPGERDSYQTWEEGRAPTVIFEMTSAQTLAADQGDKKDLYEAMEIPEYWLFDPRGECLNPPLVGYQLIGDDYHIISDNISHVLQLRLVPNGPLIDFYRLDSGEKLLTPAELAQERQRHLALLEKLHAQGINPDTL, encoded by the coding sequence ATGCCCTATGACCCGGAGCGCGTGATTAGTTACATCGAAACGCGGGAACCTGCCGCCGAAACCTACGCCCACCAATACGCCATGTTTGTGACCTGGGAGGTTTTGCGCCAGTATCTCGCTAATCAGCCGGCTTGTGTTTTGGCCAACCGGTTTCTCTACTACGCGCGGGGGCTTCCCCGATTGCGGGTGCTGCCGGATGTGATGGTGATTTTGGGGGTAACGCCGGGCGAGCGCGATAGTTACCAAACCTGGGAAGAAGGACGCGCACCAACCGTCATTTTTGAGATGACATCAGCCCAAACCCTGGCGGCAGACCAGGGAGATAAAAAAGACCTCTACGAAGCGATGGAAATCCCGGAGTATTGGTTGTTTGACCCGCGTGGGGAGTGCTTGAACCCGCCGCTGGTGGGCTATCAATTGATTGGCGATGATTACCACATTATCTCGGACAACATTAGTCACGTGTTACAACTGCGCTTGGTCCCCAACGGCCCCTTGATTGATTTCTACCGGCTGGATAGTGGGGAAAAATTGCTCACCCCGGCAGAACTGGCCCAGGAACGGCAAAGGCATTTGGCGTTACTTGAGAAGTTGCACGCGCAGGGAATCAACCCCGATACGTTATAG